The genomic interval CGCGAAGACGAGGCACGCCGACGTGCTCGCCCGGAGCGAGGGGCGCTACGCCGACGCCGTCGCGCTCTACCGCGAGGCGCTCGAGCTCGCCCCGAGGTCGGCCGCGGCGTTCGAGGGGCTCCTCTTCTGCCACACGAAGCTCCGCGATCCGGCGCGGTTCGTCGCGGTCTCCTGCACCTACGCGCGCGGGCTCGCCTCCCCCGCGGAGCGCGCCCGGGTGCTCGCGCGCGCCGCCGACGTGCTCGAGGCCGAGGGAGAGCCGGCGCGCGCCGTCGACCTCTTGGAGCACGCCCTCGCGGCCACCCCCGAGAGCGCGGAGCTCTGCGCGCGGGCCGTGCGCGCCGCGGAGCGCGCGGGGGACACACGTCGGGCACGCGAGCACCGCGCGAGGCTCATCCCGCTCCACGGCGACGCCGACGCGAAGGCGCGCGAGTGGCTCGCCCTCGCCGCGTCGACGCCCCCGGGCGAGAAGCGCGCTGCGCACCTGGCGTCGGCCCTCGTGGCCTCGCCATCGTACACGCTCGGCCGGTCCGAGCTCGCCTCCGATCCCGCGTTCCGTGCCGTGCTCGCGTCGAAGGTCACCCTACGCCGCGCCCTCGACGCGGCCCCTCGGGACCTCGCGCCTCGCACACGCGCGCGGCTCGCCCTCGCTCTCGGGAAGGCGCTCGACGCGGAGGGCGACGAGGCCGGCGCGCGCGCCGCGGTGCTCGAGGCGTACGACGCCGATCCCTCGAACGAACGCGCGGCGGCCGCGGCCCTCCGGCACCTCGTCGCCGAAGGGCGCAGCTCCGACACCCTCGAGGCCTGCGAGAGGCTCGCTCCCCTCGCCCTCCGCGAGGCGCGCTTCGCCGTGGCCGGCGAGCTCGTTCGTGTGGCCGTGGCCGCGGCCCTCGCCGTGGGAGAGCCCAAACGTGCCCTCGCCCTCGCCGCCTTGGTCACCTCCGAGGCCCGCGAGCCGCACGCCCCGCTCGCCGCGCTCGTCTCCCTCGTCGGCGCGCCCGCCCTCGACGCCGAGCCCCGCTCGTTCCCGCTCGCCTTCGGGCTCGTCGCCCGGTGCGCCGAGCTCTCCTCCGACGACCGCGTCCGCCTCGCCGAGTCCCTCGCCCGCCGCGGCGAGCCCGACGCCGTGCTCCGCGTGGTCTCGGGCCTCACGGGCCCCGAAGGCGGAGACGCGCTCGCCCCCCGAAGGCGCGCGGCCCTCGCCCTCGCAGGCGACGCGTACGAGGCCCAAGGGAACCTGCGTCGCGCCCTCGAGGCCCGAGTGGCGCTCGCCTCGGCGACCTCGTGCACCAAGGCGCGTTTCCAGGTGCTCGTCGCCGCCGTGCGCCTCGCCGAGGAGGGCCTCGGGGACAAAGCCACGGCCGCGCGGCTCGCCGACGCCGCGTGCGCCCTCGAGCCCGACGACGTCGCGCAGTGGCACGTGGCCATGCGGCTCCACGGCGAGACGGGCGACCACGGGCGCCTCGCCGCGGTGCTCGAGGCCATCGCCACGCGCACCCCTCGTCCCGAGGCGAAGGCCCGTTACCTCTCCGTGCGCGCAGGCATCCTCGCGAAGCACCTCGACGACCCACGCGCCGCGGCCGCCGCGTACGAGGCCGCCCTCGACGCGGACCCGACGCGCCTCGACGACTTCGCCGCCCTCACCCGCGTCCACGACACGTCGGGAGATTTTCGCGGCCTCGAGCGCGCCTACCTCCGCATGATCGCCCGCGTGAAGGACGGCGGCGACGCCACGCTCACGGCCCACCTCTTCGAGCGCCTCTCCCACGTCTACGCGAGCCGCCTCGGGGACGTGGACCGCGCGAAGCGGGCCCTCGACGCCGCGCGGCGCCTCTCCCCCGACGAGGCCGGCCTCCAGAAGCGCGGCGTGCTGCTCCTCGTCCAGCGCGACGAGCTCGATCGCGCCGCGGACCTCTTGATCGAGGATCTCGCGCGGGATCCGCTCGACCCCGCGACCTCGACGCGCCTCGCCGCCGTGCGCGAGCGCCAAGGCCGGCTCGACGAGGCCCGGACGGCGACCCAGATCACGGCGTGCCTGCGCGCGCTCACGGCAGCCGAGGCGGCGCTCCTCGCGACGTCGGCCCCCGTCCCCCTCGAGGAGATCCCGGGCGCGCTGTCGGACGCCGCGTGGGCCTCGCACCTCGGCGAAGGCGCGCTCGAGCCTTCGCTCGTCGTCCTCCTCCGCACCATGAGCGCGGTCGTCGCGCGGGGCTCCGCGAAGCGTGGGCACACGCGCGCGCCGAGCCTAGGCGACCACGAGCTCGCGAGCGCCCTCGCCGACGCGTCCGAGATCCTCGCCTCTCCCGCCCCCGAGCTCACCTTCGCCAAGGGGCGAGGCGCGCCGTTCACGTGGGACCGCGCGGGCGCGCTCGTGGTCGACGCCACCGCGGCGCGCTTCGTACGGGCCGAGCTCCCGTTCTTGCTGGGAGGCCTCGTCGCGGGGGCGAGGCCGCGGCTCGCGGAGGCCACGCGCTTCCCCGAGGCCGATCTCCGCGCGCTCGTCGCCGAGGGGCTCCGCATCGGCCTCGGCCACCCGTCGCACCTCACGCCGACCGACGCCGAGCGCCGCGCCCTCCGCGAGGCCGCCGAGGCCACCCAGCGCGCCGGCGGCACCCTCGATCTCCGCGGGTTCGTGCGCGCGGCCACCCGCACGTGCGACCGCGCCGGGCTCCTGCTCGTGCAGGACGTGAGGCTCGCCCACAAGGCGCTCGGGGGCCTCGCGCAGCGCCCGGGGGACGCCCCTCCCCACGAGCGCCGCGCGGCCCTCTTCCTCTTCGCCGTGTCGCGCGAGCACGGCGAGCTCCGGCGCGCCCTCGGGCTCGGGGCACACGAGGCCTCGAGGCCCTCGGCGACGCGCCCGCGGTTCCTCTCGATCTCGGCGTGACCGCAGGAGCTACGCGCTCTCTCCGCGGAGGAGGGTGCGCGCGAGGGCGTGGGCCTCTTCGTACGTCGGCAAGAGCGGCGCGAGCGCCTGCTCGAGCTCCGCGAAGCGCGCCCGATCGCGCAGCGTGACACGCAGCCCGCCCCCGCAGGGCCCGACGTCTCCGAGGCGCGCGAGCGCCCCTCTCCCCGCTTCGCCGAGGGCGGCCACGAGCGTCGGCCCGAGCCACGTGGTGTCGTCCCCGGGGACGCGCAGGTACCGCGTGACGAAGGCGCGCTGCGTCCCCACGGCGTGCGGCTGACGGCACGCGGTCTCGTACGCGGTCGCCCCCATCGACGAGGGCGCGCCCACACGAAAGACGGACGCCTGCACCCCCTTCTGGGCCATGGCCCGATCGACGATCGCGACGAGCCCGGCGCGGAGCTCCTCGACGACCTTCTCCCGATGCGCGCGCGGCACCGACGCGGCCTCCGTGTCGAACCAGAGAGAGAGCGTCGGCACCCGCGCCTCCTCGCGATCGGGGAGCACCGTGGTGCCGAACGTGAGCCCGAAGACCGCGGGGCGCGGCCCGGTCTCCGGATCGAACGCGGGCCCGTCGTACACCGTGACGTCGACCTGGGACTCGTTCACCATCGCGTCGACGAGGCCCTCGAGCCGCTTCCCGAAGAGGAGAGACTTGGCCTTGCCCTTCCCGCTCTTCGGCCGCGCGCCCGGATCCTTCCGATAGATCGCGGTCGAGACCTCACCGCCTCCATCGCCGAGCGTGTCACGGAGGAGCGTGAGGGCCTCGCGCGCGAACGAGGCGGCCTCGGCGCGCGGCGCGTCGATCGCGACGAGCGCCGTGAGGTAGCGTGTGCCCGCGAGGGGCCGGAGGAGGTGCGAGATGCCGCCGGGCATGTCCGCCTCGAGCGCCGCGCGGAGAGGCTTCGCGAAGGGCGGGTCGAGCGCGAGCATGTACGTGCCCGCCCAGGCGCCCTCGTCGCGGTTCTCGCGGGGGACGAGCGCGCAGAGGAGCGAGCCCTCGCCCGGCGCCACGACCTTGCCCACCACGTTCACGTGCACCATCGCGCGCTGCCACGCGTCCATCGCGCGGCGCACGTCGACCCCCGGCGAGAAGACGGGCATCGCGGTGCCGGCCGTGAGCTCGGCGTCGGGGAGGTCGACCACCAGCAGGCGCTCGCCCGCCTCCGAGACACGCGCCTCGGGCACGTGCGTCGTATGTTTGGCCCCCGCGAGCACGTTGCCGAGCAGCACCTCGAAGCGCTCGACAGCGACGAGCTCCTTCGTGAGCCCATCGCCCCACACCGTGACAGTGAGCCCGCGCGAGGCCCCGCCGACGTTCTTCGCCGCGAACGGGAGGCGGAGCTCGTCCCCCACGGCGAGCGCCTGCCGCGCCTCTCCGTAGGGCATGTGCACCTCGAGCTTCGGGGGGCCCTCGCTCGTGGCCTCGTAGGCCGGGCGCTCCTTCGCGCGGAACCGCAGCGTCACCGTGCCCTCGGGGAGCGCGGCGCCGCCCGTCGTCACGTAGCGATAGCCCGTGCTCACGCGCGCCGGATCGCACCCGAGCTGCTCGGCGATCTTCCGGAGCGTCGACTCGGCGAAGAGATCCTCCGCGGCGAAGGCGGCCCGGAGGTCGTCCTGGGTGTGGCCGGGCGCGAGCAGGGGCTCCCACGCGCGCGGATCCCCCGCGTCCTTTCGAGGCGCGCCGGGCTTGGGCTTCTTCTTCGTGGTCTCGCCGTCGCCGAAGTAGTCGGGGTACGAGTCGAACGTGTCGCGCCGCTCGCCCGAGCGGAAGAGGCCGAGCCGGAGCACGTCGCTGTCGTGCACGAGCACCGAGAACGCGTGACCCCGCGCGGCGCGCGAGACCTTCGCCGCGAGGTCGTCGAGCCCGCCCGCGCCTTCGCCCGCCTCGTCGTAGACCGTGATGAACCCGCCCGCGTCCGGGGGCAAGACGAGCACGGTGCGATCCGCGAGCGCCGGATCGGTGACCTCGTCGGCGCCCTCCGCGCCCTTTCGGATGGCGTTCACGACCGCGGTCATGAGCCACGTGTTGCCCCGCACCTGCACGTTGCCGAAGAAGGACCCCATGGCGGCGATGGTAGTCGCATGCGGCGCGCGCGCGACGCCTTCTCGTGCGTCACGCGCCGCGCTCATCGTCTCCGGTGGAGCCTCCTCGCGACCGACACGACCGCTCGTGCGTCGAGGGGACGCGCTCGTACCGAGAGCGTCACCGCCCGGGAGGCTTCGTGGGCCGTTCGTACGGGCACGAGCGGCCTATTGTTCTCCCGGAAGGGATACTCCCATGTACGAACGCCACTTTGTTCTCCCGGAAGGGATACTCCCATGTACGAACGCCACTTTGTTCTCCCGGAAGGGATACTCCCATGTACGAACGCCACTTTGTTCTCCCGGAAGGGATAATTCGCGAGACGAGGCGTGGGCGCGGCGGCCGGGCGCGACCTCGTGGGCCGCACCCGAGATCGCGTGGTGCCGTCAGAGGCCGCGCCGGCGCCGGGCAGGGCGCGTGACACGGCGGAACAGCTTGAGCACCTTGGGGTCGTTCTGGAACACGTAGCGGCCCGCCTCGAAGATGGCGTCGACGTGGGCCGACATCGCGTTGCAGGCGCGGTTGCGTAGGCGCTGGGCGGCGATCTCCTCCGGGGTGCCACGGCGCTTCGTCGCCCCGCCCGTGAGGGCGTCGGCGATCGTGGCCGCGCGGTCCGCGGCGCCCTTCGGGATCTTGGCCTTCGCCAGGGTCGAGGCGTGCTCGGCGCACAGATCGACGAGCTTCACGAGGTCGTCGGCGAGGTCGACGTCGCCCGTGCCCTCGACGATCTTGTCGCACCGGGACATCACGGCCTTGTCGTCGCCGAGGAAGTAGCGGAGCGCCGAGAGCATCTTCGCCTTGAGCTCTTCCCCCTCCTTGCGCGCCTCGACCACGGACGGGGCCGACGAACGCACGCCGTTCCACGCGCGCTCGGCGGCCTCGAAGCGCGCCATGGCCGCGGCGAGGTCCTTCCCGGTGGACGCCGTGAGCTTGGAGCCCGCGACGAGCGGCTTCGCGTAGGCCGTGAAGGCCGCGTGGGCGTTGCGGGCGTTCTGGAGCACGTCGGCGAGGCGCTCGGTGGGCCCGGCGTCGTACGCGGACGGGAGCGCCTCGAGCACGCTCACGTCGCTCGCCGAGAGCACGTGCCCGGAGGTCGCGGGCCTCCTCGTCGAGGCCTTGCCAGAGGTCGTCTTCTTCTTCACGGACGCCTTCTTCGGCGCCGCGGTCGCGGGCTTCTTCTTCGCTGCCATCTTCCCCTCCTCGCGGAATGTCGCGGTGGAGCCGGGAGCGTACGAGGAGAGCCGCGCGGGGAGCAAGAGCCCACTCGGAGCGGACGCGAACGGTGCTCGGCGAGGGTGCGTGTGCGGCAAGCGGGTGTGACTTCGGCCGAGGTCGACTATCCTCGTCTCCCATGGCCCCCTCCCTCTCCTCGCGCCGGCGCGTGCTGTCCGTAGGTCTCGCCGCGCTCGCCCTCGGCCTCACAGTCGTCGCGTGCCTCCCCCCGAGGACGCAGCAGCCCCAGCCGCAGCCGTATCCCCAGCAGCCGTATCCCCCGCAGGGGTATCCCCAACAGCCCTATCCCCAACAGGGATATCCGCAGCAGCCGTATCCTCAACAGGGATATCCCCAACAGCCCTATCCCCAGCAGCCCGGGCCGCAGCCGACGGCCCAGCCCACGGCGCCTCAGCCCGCGCCCACGGCGACCACCGCGCCCTCGGATCCGCTGACGACGCTGCTCGGGGGGCTGCTGTCGCCCGGGGCTCCTCCGCTCCAGCTCCCGCCCGGGTGGCAGCTCCCGCCGGGGTGGCCGGGGCTCCCGGGGTCGGCGCCGAGCACACCTCCCGCGCCGAGCACGCCGCCCGCGCCCGGGTCGAGCCTGCCGTCGATCGGGGCGCGCGCGATGGAGCTCGCGAACACGATCAACGCCTACCGTCAGCAGAACGGCCTGCCGCCGGTGCCGGTGACACGCGCGCTCACGTACGTGGCCGAGGTGCACGTGCGGGACCTCGCGGGCTCGCCGAAGCGGAGCGGCTGCAACGCCCATAGCTGGACGAACGCGGGGAGCTGGACGGGCTGCTGCTACACGCCCGACCACGCGCAGGCCTCGTGCATGTGGAAGAAGCCGGCGGAGCTTTCGCACTACACGTCGGCCGGGTTCGAGATCGCCATCGGCGAGCCGGGGGTCGTCTCGGGGTTCGTGCTCGACGCGAAGAAGGCCCTCGACCTGTGGAAGTCGAGCAGCCTCCACCACGACGTCATCTTGAACCGCAACACGTGGCAGTCGACCACGTGGAAGGCCATGGGCGCCGGCATCATCGACAGCCACGCGGCGGTGTGGTTCGCCAAAGACGTGGACCCGACGCCTTGAGCCCTGACCCCCGTCGACACCTCCCACGCCGGCGCCATGGCCGCGGCCTCGTCGCGTCCGCGTTCGCGCTCGTCGTCCTCGGGGCGGGCGCGTGCACCGAGGCGCCGCGAGGTGGTCCGGTCACGAAGGAGCCCGCCCCGGCCGCGAGGAGCGCTACCCCGGTGGCCGACGGCGGCGTGAGCAAGGTCGTCGCGTCGTGGCAGGAGCCCGCGGCGGTCGAGGCGCTCCTGAAGAACGCGGCGCTGCCGGAGGACACGAAGGACCCCCGCTCGTGCAGCTTCGAGCTGCCCCAGCAGTCCTGTGTGCCGGGGTCCGCCTCGTTCGACTGGGGGTGCCGCGCTCGCGCGGCTGCGACACGTGCGCCGCGGCGTGCCGGGCGCCGCTCGGCGGGTGCGTGAAGGCGTGCTCGGGGGAGGCGTGCGCGCGGGCGTGCGCGACGACGGCGGGCACGTGCCTCTCGGCGTGCCTCGGCGCGCGCGACGCGTGCACCGGGGTGTGCGTGAAGGAGCTCGCCGCCTACGAGGCCGAGGTCGCCCGGAACTACGGCTGCAAGGCCAAGGACTCGGCGCTCGGCATCTGCAAGCGCACGGTCGCGTGCATGGAGAAGTGCCCCACGGACCCCTACGAGAAGAACCAGGCGTGCCGCGCGGGCTGCAAGGCGAAGCACGCCGCGGGGTGCAGCGAGGGCTTCCTCCAGACGGTCGACATGGGGACCTGCATGCCGTTCGACAGCTCGATCTGAGCCGCGCGCGTCAGCCCCGGTAGGGAGACGCGTCGGCGCTCATGAAGAGCACCGTGCGGGCGGGCATGTACGTCACGAGCGCGCCGGCCGAGACGCCCGTGACCTGCCTCGTGACGGCCCACGAGAAGCGCGTCACCGCCCCGATGGGGTCGTCGATGGCCGTCGCGCTCGCGCCGAGCGCCCCCGAGAGGCTCGCGTCGGCGTACACGATCCCGAAGCTTCGATCGACGACCACGAGCGCCTCGCCCTCGCCGTCGGGGGTGCGACGAAAGCCGACGAGGGTGACCGCGTTCCCTCGAGGGACGGGCGCGACGAACGGCAAGGGCACGGCGGCGGGCGGGGTCATACGTGGAGCGTACGCGAACCGCCCGTCGTGAGCGATCTCAGTCGAGCCAACGCGCGAGCGCGACCGCCGCGAGCGACGCGACGAAGAAGAGCACCGCGACGACGCGGTAGTCGACCCCGGCGGGCAGGATCCGTTTCGGGCGGGAGCGCGAGTGGAGAGCCATCCCTTCACCTTCCGGCATGGGCGGCGGGGGCGCGCTCTCGGGCACGTAGAGGCTCTCCGCGAGCGCTTCGGCCGGCATGGGGACCGGCCTCCCCGAGGGCGTGCGGCGCGGCTCGAGGTCGATCGTGTCGGGCTCCGGGGCCACGTGCGCGGGCGCGGGGGTCCTCGGGTTCGAGACGGGCGCCAAGAACGGCAACGTGCGCGCGTAGGCCCGCGTGCGCGAGCGGACGAACCTCGCCCCTGCGACGGTGGCGCGCGGGTGCACGAGCGGGAGCGGCTCTTCCCCGTCCGCGCCCTCGTGCCCCGCAGGTTCGTCGTCCTGCGGTGGGCGCGCGGCGATGGCGACCGGCGTCGCCGGCCAGGTCTCGGCGAAGGCCGGTTCGGTCGTGTCGACCTCGGGCACCCACAAGGCTTCGATGGATCGCTCGCGCAGGATCGGTTCCGTCCCACGAGGACCGTTCGTGTCCTCGTGCCCCGAGGCGAAGGCCGCAGCTTCCGCGTTTTCGGCGCCCTCTCGTTCCGTGTCGTTCATGCCGTGCGGCTAAGCAACGGGTGTTCCAAAGGGTGGATCGTGTGGGACCGGTCGGGGGTGCGACACGCTCGACGCACGCTCGACGGCGAGGGCACACGCCCCGCGACGACGGCGACGCACCTCGGCCCTCGGGAGCCCTGGAATTTCTCGCGCGGCGCAGCGAGGGCACGCTGGCATCGACGGTGCTCTTCCCTTCGGTCGCCGCCTCACGCGGCCTCGAAAGGAACTTCCCTATGTCTCTCGCCATGTCCTTCGCCACGATCTCCCGCCACGCCTCGCGCGCCGCCGTGGTCCTCGGAGTGGGCCTCGCCTCGGCCCTCGCGTTCGCGTGCTCCTCCACCGTCGACACCGAGTGCGTGGCCGGGGCCGCCTGCTCGTGCGCCGACTGCGCGAAGACCTGCGGGGGCGACGGCAAGCAGTGCTCGTTCGCGTGCACCGGAGGAAACTGCTCGTTCTCGTGTCCGGGTGGCGGCTGCTCGGTGTCGTCGACGAACGCCACGTCGGTGACCCTCGACTGCCCGGGCGGCGGCTGCTCGCTCAGCTCGAGCGGCACGGGGCAGAGCTCGGTCGCGTGCTCGGGCAACAAGTGCCAACACACGTGCAGCGGCGCGCAGTCGTGCAAGACCACGGGCTGCACGACGGGCTGCCAGACCACGTGCAACGGCGCGCCCACGTGCGAGTCGAGCTGCACGCCGCTCAACGGAGGCTGCTCGGTCGACGGCGCCGGCGCGAGCACGACCCCGACCACGCCGGCCACGCCCTCGCCGAGCGGGAGCACGCCGAACGTGCCGAACGTGCCGGGTGTCCCCGGAGAAGACTGAGACGTGCGACGCGCCCGCGCGCTACGCTGGGCGCATGAAGGGTGCTCGTCTCGTCACGGTGGGGCTCGCGGCCGTCGTGCTCCTCGGCGCCGCCAACGCGTGCTCCACGACCGGTGTCGCCGCACCTCCCGAAGGCGACGCGGCGACGGTCGACGCCCCCCTCCCCGAGCCGGTCGACGCCGCCGAGGCGGGCTCTCTCTGCCCGGGGCCCACGCCCGCGAGCTACCCTTGGAAGCCCCCCGTCGCGGCCGACCCCTCCGCGTGCTCCGAGGGCGATCTCGCGGCCCTCGCCGCGGCCGTCGCGGCGAAGAAGGGGCTCACTCCGGCCGACATGGCCAGCGCGCTCGGGCCGACGTGCGCGGCCTGCGCCATCGGCGCGCTCGACGATCCCGCGTGGCGCGCGATCCTACCCGGGCACGCGGGCTACGTCGGCAACGTGGGCGGCTGCGTCGTGCGGCTCGGCGCGAACGAGACGTGCGGCCGCGCGACCGACGAGCTGTCGACGTGCCTCATCGTCGGCTGCGCGGGCTGCACCACCCGCAAATCCCAAGACGTCTGCGCCGACGCGCTCACCGCGGTCGACGGGGCGTGCGCCGGCTACCTGAAGACGATGCGCGCCTCGTGCCCCGCGGCGCTCATGAGCGAGGCCTTCACCTCGACGGGCACGTGCCAGTCGTTCGTCGCCACGGTGAGGCTCTTCTGCGGGAGACCCGCGAGCGACGCCGGCGGGGATTGACCGCTACTTCGCCGAGCGGGCGCAGCGGAAGCCGATGAGCTCGCTCACGGCGAACCGCTCGTTCTCGACGAACGACCGCTGGGCCGAGCGGAGCAGCGTGGCCTCGTCGCGGTACGAGCCGCCGCGCACGGTGCGGGGGACGAGCTCCTCGGTGGGGCCCGCCTCGCACACCGGGTCGACGAAGAGCCCGGGGCCCCAGCACGCTTCGTTTCCCCTCTGGAACTCGTCTTGGGTGAACTCGCGGAGGTTGCCCGCGAGGTCGACGATCGTGCGCCCGGAGAG from Myxococcales bacterium carries:
- a CDS encoding CAP domain-containing protein, translated to MAPSLSSRRRVLSVGLAALALGLTVVACLPPRTQQPQPQPYPQQPYPPQGYPQQPYPQQGYPQQPYPQQGYPQQPYPQQPGPQPTAQPTAPQPAPTATTAPSDPLTTLLGGLLSPGAPPLQLPPGWQLPPGWPGLPGSAPSTPPAPSTPPAPGSSLPSIGARAMELANTINAYRQQNGLPPVPVTRALTYVAEVHVRDLAGSPKRSGCNAHSWTNAGSWTGCCYTPDHAQASCMWKKPAELSHYTSAGFEIAIGEPGVVSGFVLDAKKALDLWKSSSLHHDVILNRNTWQSTTWKAMGAGIIDSHAAVWFAKDVDPTP